Proteins encoded within one genomic window of Bradyrhizobium sp. CB1717:
- a CDS encoding MTH938/NDUFAF3 family protein — protein MTPTLGRLTVALLERESDEEVTMKIDSTIFGAITIDGKTYEHDVVVRLSGEVVKRKKKLSKRLYGTSHVLSEDEAKFLFEKGCDQVVIGSGQMGNVHLSPEAEAYFERKGCEVVLEPTPDAIRTFNRSHEKRIGLFHVTC, from the coding sequence ATGACGCCGACATTGGGCCGCCTCACTGTCGCCCTGTTGGAGCGGGAGTCTGATGAGGAGGTCACGATGAAGATTGACAGCACCATATTCGGCGCGATTACGATTGACGGAAAAACGTATGAGCACGACGTGGTCGTTCGCCTTTCCGGCGAAGTCGTGAAGCGGAAAAAGAAGCTATCAAAGAGGCTTTATGGTACCTCGCACGTGCTTTCAGAAGACGAGGCAAAGTTTCTCTTCGAGAAAGGGTGCGACCAGGTCGTCATTGGCTCGGGTCAGATGGGCAACGTGCACCTATCGCCGGAAGCTGAAGCCTATTTCGAAAGAAAGGGCTGCGAGGTCGTGTTAGAGCCGACACCCGACGCCATCCGGACGTTCAACCGCTCGCACGAAAAGAGAATCGGACTCTTTCACGTGACTTGTTGA